One part of the Mariniblastus fucicola genome encodes these proteins:
- a CDS encoding phosphatidate cytidylyltransferase: MLGRRLASAAVLITTMILLLWADFSLGQPDSLGRSGVLLAILCVIISTAAADEFHRLWKGTGCHPSWLMMVGAAVMVSMSNLPVFWKDYPADCPIGKLGWTLSGVGAAVLIAFAYEMLTFDPESASAESNRGAVATRIGKSSLAFVYIAMLFGFVLSHRQIQDNNHLGVAAIVLIIATTKLSDSFAYFVGKAIGSRKVAPKLSPNKTVEGAFGAIVGGIVGAAIVVFLVSPFIIEVTIPKPWWWFLVYGVAVTLAGMVGDLAESLLKRDAQIKDSSSWLPGLGGVLDVIDSLVFAAPVSFVIWLIGN; encoded by the coding sequence GTGTTAGGTCGTCGACTGGCTTCTGCGGCCGTGCTGATTACGACGATGATCTTGCTGCTGTGGGCTGATTTTTCTCTGGGGCAGCCGGATTCTCTCGGGCGATCTGGTGTGCTTCTGGCGATTCTGTGCGTCATCATTTCCACCGCCGCCGCGGATGAATTCCATCGGTTGTGGAAAGGCACGGGTTGTCACCCGTCGTGGTTGATGATGGTCGGCGCCGCGGTGATGGTTTCGATGTCGAACCTGCCAGTGTTTTGGAAAGACTACCCTGCCGATTGCCCAATCGGAAAGCTCGGATGGACGTTGTCGGGAGTCGGAGCCGCGGTTTTGATCGCCTTCGCCTATGAGATGCTGACTTTCGATCCGGAGTCGGCCAGCGCCGAATCCAATCGCGGGGCGGTGGCGACGCGGATTGGTAAAAGCTCGTTGGCTTTCGTGTACATCGCGATGCTGTTCGGTTTCGTGCTCTCGCATCGCCAGATTCAGGACAACAATCATCTGGGCGTGGCGGCGATCGTATTGATCATCGCCACAACGAAGCTTTCGGATTCATTTGCCTATTTCGTGGGCAAGGCGATTGGTTCGCGCAAGGTCGCGCCAAAGCTCAGCCCGAACAAAACCGTCGAAGGAGCTTTCGGAGCCATCGTTGGTGGAATTGTTGGTGCGGCGATCGTGGTGTTTCTGGTATCGCCGTTCATCATTGAGGTCACGATTCCCAAACCGTGGTGGTGGTTTCTGGTTTACGGCGTGGCGGTGACGCTGGCCGGGATGGTCGGAGATCTGGCCGAGTCTTTGTTGAAGCGCGACGCTCAGATCAAGGATTCCAGCAGTTGGCTGCCAGGGCTGGGCGGCGTGTTGGACGTGATCGATTCGCTGGTGTTCGCTGCACCGGTCAGTTTCGTGATCTGGTTGATCGGAAACTGA
- a CDS encoding S8 family serine peptidase: MFRLTKSSQRRRPSRNANSPLNFAKLELKNPLAANFLDFSVLDASQDLTTDTVFESGALSIDYDVDVTSGSLVAVEIFAQNGGSIQKLGEFFTANESDSLISLEGFSSLSGTQQIFGVASTSDGQHATSSSIDIDVLQTTTEVGSFLGTTFNYSGTSDSAYVLEALGGTDTLALNFSSTLVTDFNGESLASYDRDAFVTSQAFYQGSVYDYMTTSDGRELYFQGVERLEFSNGSTVLLQTQPNDPQFVEQWDIATGDVGDAWRFTRGSDEVLIVSLDTGVPFTSGTPTTSDFDLSNMDFISPDNESVSNGDHGHRATSVMVAEPNNNFGLAGINWNSPTLMIDVYPSTHPDIGSNILTDAILESIAFLDSTAASRIVFQGGIQGEYWLSRLDQSLLTTYQDSTLYSVAAGNGSVDLEDATSNPVYSAGVARLAGTYDNVMAIGALEPVFEYVDGYKNASQLPLAGYSNYGENLTFSGPSRTRSIGPTGSVANFGGTSNSNPVVAAYSSLVWSVDPDLTSVEVRDILIETAMDLGTAGRDTQFGWGTPDAGSAVRRAWAMSQNSELALLGANVFGDGADTDLGYLLASNSQLGENIDTSGGPVEVGLLSTTNTNLSSLSYTLVAGAGDADNGSFEITGDSLSIKQGTMVDFESQSSYSIRVEASDGSVTHEQDLLISVIDDAESTTFTIADGEIQRSMLNNFVVAFDGIVTLGSTPFEVVKRGTDGGVVDVSAGIDNSSGSSVVTLTFSGMFAETSGSLVDGNYQLTVFGDQIQTASGQSFDADGNGVAGGDLVFGDSKSAGVYRLYGDSNGDRNVNVVDLLALRQSWLGEFGDDIYNPAFDYNRDDLVSVFDLLPFRQNYNEQLDFA, encoded by the coding sequence ATGTTTCGCCTAACAAAATCTTCTCAACGTCGCCGTCCGTCACGCAACGCCAATTCGCCGCTGAACTTTGCGAAGCTGGAATTGAAGAACCCTTTGGCGGCGAACTTTCTGGACTTCTCGGTTCTGGACGCATCGCAGGATCTGACGACGGACACCGTTTTTGAATCGGGCGCCCTCAGCATTGACTACGACGTCGACGTTACTTCAGGAAGTCTGGTCGCGGTTGAGATCTTCGCCCAGAACGGCGGAAGCATTCAGAAGCTTGGAGAGTTTTTCACGGCCAACGAATCGGACTCCTTGATCAGCCTCGAAGGCTTCTCCAGCCTCAGCGGCACACAGCAAATCTTTGGCGTGGCATCGACGTCGGACGGCCAGCACGCGACCTCCAGCAGCATCGACATCGATGTGCTCCAAACGACTACGGAAGTCGGCAGCTTTCTTGGGACGACGTTCAACTACTCGGGCACCAGCGATTCTGCTTACGTGCTGGAAGCTCTTGGCGGAACCGACACGCTGGCCTTGAACTTCAGCTCGACGCTCGTGACAGATTTCAATGGCGAGTCATTGGCTTCCTATGATCGCGATGCATTTGTGACGTCTCAGGCGTTCTACCAGGGTTCAGTTTACGACTACATGACGACCAGTGACGGACGGGAGCTCTATTTCCAAGGCGTTGAGCGACTTGAGTTTTCAAACGGTTCAACCGTGTTGCTGCAGACGCAGCCCAACGATCCACAATTTGTCGAGCAATGGGACATCGCAACCGGTGACGTCGGCGACGCGTGGCGATTCACGCGGGGTTCCGATGAAGTTTTGATCGTTTCGCTTGACACGGGCGTTCCGTTCACGAGCGGGACTCCGACCACGAGCGATTTTGATTTGTCGAATATGGACTTCATTTCGCCCGACAACGAGTCTGTGTCGAATGGAGACCATGGTCATCGTGCGACCAGCGTTATGGTGGCGGAGCCCAATAACAATTTTGGGCTGGCTGGTATCAACTGGAACAGCCCGACGTTGATGATCGACGTTTACCCATCGACCCATCCGGACATCGGCTCCAACATCCTTACCGATGCGATCCTCGAATCGATCGCCTTTCTCGACAGCACCGCTGCCAGCCGAATCGTTTTCCAGGGAGGCATTCAGGGAGAGTATTGGCTGAGCCGTCTGGATCAGAGTCTGCTGACGACTTACCAGGACAGCACGCTGTATTCCGTCGCGGCGGGCAATGGCAGTGTGGACCTTGAGGATGCGACCAGCAATCCTGTCTACAGCGCCGGCGTGGCTCGGCTGGCCGGAACCTACGACAACGTGATGGCGATCGGCGCTCTCGAGCCCGTTTTCGAGTACGTCGATGGCTACAAGAACGCGTCTCAGCTTCCGCTGGCTGGCTATTCCAATTACGGAGAAAATTTGACGTTCTCTGGGCCGTCGCGAACACGCTCGATCGGGCCGACGGGAAGCGTCGCAAACTTTGGTGGCACCTCGAACTCGAATCCTGTCGTTGCCGCATATTCTTCGCTGGTGTGGAGCGTTGATCCAGATTTAACTTCGGTCGAAGTCCGAGACATTCTGATTGAAACGGCCATGGACTTGGGTACCGCAGGTCGCGACACGCAGTTCGGCTGGGGAACTCCAGACGCCGGCAGCGCTGTTCGACGGGCTTGGGCGATGAGCCAGAATTCCGAACTGGCGTTGCTTGGTGCGAACGTGTTTGGCGATGGTGCAGACACTGACCTTGGATACCTGCTGGCCTCCAACAGTCAGCTTGGCGAAAACATCGACACGTCTGGCGGACCCGTGGAAGTCGGTTTGCTTTCGACCACGAATACGAATTTGAGTTCGCTTAGCTACACCCTCGTGGCCGGCGCGGGCGATGCGGATAATGGCTCGTTCGAAATCACGGGTGATAGTTTGAGCATCAAACAGGGAACGATGGTCGACTTCGAAAGTCAGTCGTCCTACTCGATTCGCGTAGAAGCCAGCGACGGCAGCGTGACACACGAACAGGACTTGCTGATCTCAGTCATCGACGATGCGGAATCGACCACGTTTACGATTGCTGACGGCGAAATTCAGCGCTCGATGCTGAACAATTTCGTGGTCGCATTTGACGGAATTGTGACTCTGGGATCAACGCCGTTCGAAGTCGTCAAACGTGGCACTGACGGAGGCGTCGTCGATGTGTCGGCAGGAATCGATAACAGTTCCGGCAGCTCAGTCGTTACGCTGACCTTTAGCGGCATGTTCGCAGAAACATCCGGATCGCTGGTGGACGGCAACTATCAGTTGACTGTTTTCGGCGACCAGATTCAAACCGCCAGTGGTCAGAGCTTTGATGCCGATGGCAATGGCGTCGCCGGTGGTGACCTTGTGTTTGGCGATTCAAAATCCGCTGGAGTTTACCGTCTGTACGGAGACTCCAATGGCGACCGGAACGTTAACGTTGTTGACCTGCTGGCCCTTCGTCAGTCGTGGCTGGGAGAGTTTGGTGACGACATTTACAACCCCGCGTTCGACTACAACAGAGACGATTTGGTTAGCGTCTTTGATCTACTGCCCTTCCGCCAAAACTATAACGAGCAATTGGATTTCGCCTAA
- a CDS encoding efflux RND transporter permease subunit, with translation MLKESDAPERFGPIAWMTRNSIAANLLMVLLLGGGIWSTFTIQKEVFPNFLLDSVEISVGYPGAAPEEVEQGILRPIEQALREVEGIREITSYAREGRAYVEAQIVAGEPRMKVYQDIDQAVNRIRTFPDQIEQPEVRLASEQKEVMALNLFGNIEIKALRKLGEQLRDQLQAHEDITQIEFWRAPPYVTHVEIPRQTLREYGLTLSDIANVIRRSSQDVAAGSVQSNSGEILLRVKARKQWADEFAGIEIVSGRGGQVVKLGDIAEVRDGFEEAGFHSQFNQTPSVELEIYRVGSQSPQDVAAAVEETMANFESQLPPGVAWRIDLNNAKEFESRLWLVIKNAMMAVVIVFSILALFLEIRLAFWVMMGMVVSFIGGILLLPMFGVSINMISLFGFLVVLGIVVDDAVVVGENVYEKRQTESSLETAAIVGTREVSGPVTFSILTNIVAFIPLMFIPGETGKFWSPLPWVVIIVLALSLIESLFILPAHLAHIRRKKGESESAGQQRWFGRMFSRLVDLLYQPLLKFCLKFRYITASLALASLLILGGYALSSHMGMVLMPEVSANEIEAGVRMPTGTTPDQAAAIANAVTTASLEMFDKHDLYRCAEGIKTNVRGEGFIDVEIVMKPPNERDMTSKEVIELWRQEIGDLPGVSQISFRAERGPGGHRRDISVDLSHSDIDVLEKATAALVERVKAYSNTRDVNDNYDRGKTQFDFKLRPEGRALGLTDENLGDQLRGAFFGSLALRLLRGMNEIEVRVKLPEEQRKNLHNLEDLIIQTPDGSEVPLMDVAEVEEAQAFNRINRRNGRRVISVSMDAEPPGAVNQVIAALQANELPRLRDDFPGITWDFSGSNAEMRDATSTLWSHFALALAVIYSLLAIAFRRYVQPLIVIVAIPFGMVGALIGHIILGYDISLVSVMGVIALSGVVINDSLIMIDYANRMRGEHSALESISLAGVRRFRPILLTTLTTFGGLMPLIFEESLQAQYIIPMAISLGFGILFSTAIILVLVPCLYMIQEDLQSLWKRVTGA, from the coding sequence ATGCTTAAAGAAAGCGACGCTCCCGAACGGTTTGGCCCGATCGCATGGATGACAAGAAACTCCATCGCGGCCAACCTGTTGATGGTTCTACTGCTTGGCGGCGGAATTTGGTCAACGTTCACGATTCAAAAAGAAGTATTTCCCAACTTCCTGCTGGACAGCGTTGAGATCAGCGTCGGTTATCCGGGAGCCGCGCCGGAAGAAGTCGAACAGGGCATCCTGCGACCAATCGAACAGGCGCTTCGCGAAGTCGAAGGCATTCGTGAAATCACCAGTTACGCCAGAGAAGGTCGCGCCTACGTCGAGGCTCAAATCGTCGCTGGCGAACCGCGGATGAAGGTCTATCAGGACATCGACCAGGCGGTTAACCGGATTCGAACATTCCCGGACCAGATTGAACAGCCGGAAGTTCGTTTGGCGTCTGAGCAAAAAGAAGTCATGGCGCTGAATCTCTTCGGCAACATCGAAATCAAGGCGTTGCGAAAACTGGGAGAGCAACTCCGCGATCAACTTCAGGCTCATGAAGACATCACTCAAATTGAGTTCTGGCGGGCTCCGCCCTACGTGACGCATGTTGAAATTCCGCGGCAAACGCTACGCGAATATGGGCTGACGTTGTCCGACATCGCAAACGTGATCCGCCGATCCAGCCAGGACGTTGCAGCCGGATCGGTCCAGTCGAACTCGGGCGAAATTTTGTTGCGAGTGAAGGCCAGGAAACAGTGGGCGGACGAGTTTGCTGGGATCGAAATCGTCTCCGGTCGCGGCGGCCAGGTTGTAAAACTGGGAGACATCGCCGAGGTTCGCGACGGATTTGAAGAAGCCGGTTTTCACTCCCAGTTCAATCAGACGCCTTCCGTTGAGCTGGAAATCTATCGCGTCGGTTCGCAGTCGCCTCAGGACGTCGCCGCCGCGGTTGAGGAAACGATGGCGAACTTTGAGTCGCAGCTACCACCAGGGGTCGCGTGGCGAATTGATCTGAACAACGCCAAGGAGTTCGAAAGCCGACTTTGGCTGGTGATCAAGAATGCGATGATGGCCGTCGTGATTGTGTTCTCCATACTTGCGCTGTTCCTGGAAATCCGACTGGCGTTCTGGGTAATGATGGGGATGGTCGTTTCCTTCATCGGCGGGATTTTGCTACTGCCGATGTTTGGCGTCAGCATCAACATGATTTCGCTATTCGGTTTTCTCGTGGTCCTCGGGATCGTGGTCGACGACGCGGTCGTGGTTGGAGAAAACGTTTACGAAAAACGCCAAACCGAATCCAGCCTGGAAACGGCTGCGATTGTCGGCACGAGAGAAGTCTCCGGACCGGTGACGTTCAGCATTCTGACGAACATCGTGGCGTTCATCCCTTTGATGTTCATTCCTGGCGAAACGGGAAAGTTCTGGAGCCCGTTGCCGTGGGTGGTGATCATCGTGTTGGCGCTTTCGCTGATCGAGTCGCTGTTCATTTTGCCTGCTCACCTTGCTCACATCCGTCGGAAAAAGGGCGAGTCGGAATCAGCCGGACAACAGCGCTGGTTCGGCCGAATGTTTAGCCGATTGGTGGATTTGCTCTATCAACCGCTGCTGAAGTTCTGCCTGAAGTTTCGCTACATCACGGCCAGCCTGGCGTTGGCGTCGCTGTTGATCCTTGGAGGTTACGCGCTCAGCTCCCACATGGGCATGGTTCTGATGCCGGAAGTTTCCGCGAATGAAATCGAAGCCGGTGTGCGGATGCCGACCGGAACGACTCCGGACCAGGCGGCTGCGATCGCCAATGCGGTGACCACGGCCAGCCTGGAAATGTTTGACAAACACGATCTGTATCGTTGCGCGGAAGGCATCAAGACAAACGTTCGCGGAGAAGGCTTTATCGATGTCGAAATCGTGATGAAGCCGCCGAACGAACGCGACATGACGTCCAAGGAAGTCATCGAACTGTGGCGTCAGGAAATTGGTGATTTGCCTGGCGTTTCCCAAATCAGCTTTCGCGCCGAACGTGGTCCCGGGGGCCATCGCCGCGACATAAGCGTGGACTTGAGCCACAGCGATATCGATGTTCTGGAAAAGGCGACCGCTGCGTTGGTTGAACGCGTCAAAGCGTACTCGAACACGCGAGACGTGAACGACAACTACGATCGCGGCAAAACGCAATTCGACTTTAAGCTTCGACCCGAAGGCCGCGCACTTGGGCTGACGGACGAGAACCTTGGCGATCAACTTCGAGGAGCGTTCTTTGGCTCGTTGGCGTTGCGATTGCTGCGAGGCATGAATGAGATTGAAGTCCGCGTCAAGTTGCCGGAGGAGCAGCGAAAGAATCTGCACAATCTCGAAGATTTGATCATCCAAACTCCCGACGGTTCCGAAGTCCCCCTGATGGACGTCGCGGAAGTCGAGGAGGCTCAGGCGTTCAATCGCATCAACCGCCGCAATGGACGACGCGTGATCAGCGTCTCAATGGATGCCGAACCTCCCGGTGCCGTCAATCAGGTGATCGCGGCACTCCAGGCGAACGAACTGCCGCGGCTTCGTGATGACTTCCCGGGCATCACCTGGGACTTCTCCGGTAGCAATGCAGAAATGCGAGACGCGACGTCGACTCTCTGGAGCCATTTCGCATTGGCGTTGGCGGTGATCTATTCACTGCTGGCGATCGCGTTCCGACGTTACGTTCAACCTTTGATCGTTATCGTGGCGATTCCGTTCGGGATGGTAGGAGCCCTCATCGGCCACATCATTTTGGGCTATGACATTTCATTGGTCAGCGTGATGGGCGTGATCGCACTTTCAGGAGTCGTGATCAATGATTCGCTGATCATGATCGACTACGCGAACCGAATGCGCGGCGAACACTCGGCGCTCGAATCGATCTCGCTGGCAGGCGTGCGTCGCTTTCGGCCGATCCTGTTGACGACGCTGACGACGTTTGGCGGATTGATGCCGCTGATCTTTGAAGAATCGTTGCAGGCCCAGTACATCATCCCGATGGCGATATCCCTGGGCTTTGGGATTCTGTTCTCAACCGCGATCATCCTTGTGCTGGTTCCGTGCCTGTACATGATCCAGGAAGACCTGCAGTCCCTGTGGAAAAGAGTAACCGGCGCGTAA
- a CDS encoding fructosamine kinase family protein, protein MSTSNFITLGEAAVRFPDFDLPSGLNDQTRVFVKSSHNDVFGQEAAGLESLRRTDSIRIAEVIYVSQREPFVLILKAIESTPPSADFFERFARKLAQMHRCSAEQFGFEHDNFLGATAQPNSWTSDWVEFWAVHRLGFQLRLAADNGLGGSELQRLGQALIHRLDEQIGGSNERPALIHGDLWSGNWLCDEHGEPALIDPAVYFANREAEFGMTTLFGGLPPRFYGAYREAWPLEDGWEDRVAVYRLYHLLNHLNLFGSSYLGECLESLRRFG, encoded by the coding sequence ATGTCAACATCCAACTTCATCACCCTCGGGGAAGCGGCCGTTCGCTTCCCCGATTTCGATTTGCCTTCCGGGCTGAACGATCAGACCAGGGTCTTCGTCAAGTCCAGCCACAACGATGTCTTTGGGCAAGAAGCCGCCGGGCTGGAATCGCTGCGTCGCACGGATTCGATTCGCATCGCGGAGGTAATCTACGTCAGCCAACGCGAGCCCTTCGTGCTGATTCTGAAGGCGATTGAATCTACGCCGCCGAGCGCAGATTTCTTCGAACGTTTCGCGCGAAAGTTAGCCCAAATGCATCGCTGTTCGGCCGAACAGTTCGGGTTCGAGCACGATAACTTTCTGGGAGCCACGGCCCAGCCGAATTCGTGGACCAGCGACTGGGTCGAGTTTTGGGCAGTCCATCGCTTGGGCTTTCAACTTCGACTCGCCGCCGACAACGGGCTTGGCGGATCGGAACTGCAACGGCTTGGGCAGGCCTTGATTCACCGGCTGGACGAACAGATCGGAGGCAGCAACGAGCGTCCCGCTTTGATCCACGGCGACCTGTGGAGCGGCAATTGGCTGTGTGACGAACACGGCGAACCCGCGCTGATTGATCCGGCGGTCTATTTTGCGAACCGGGAAGCTGAATTCGGGATGACGACGCTTTTCGGTGGGCTGCCGCCGCGTTTCTACGGTGCCTATCGTGAGGCGTGGCCATTGGAGGACGGTTGGGAAGACCGTGTCGCGGTCTATCGGCTGTATCATTTGCTGAATCACTTGAATCTGTTTGGGAGCTCGTATTTGGGTGAGTGTTTGGAGAGTTTGAGGCGGTTTGGGTAG
- a CDS encoding mucoidy inhibitor MuiA family protein, with protein sequence MNRRFRYSCLLIATLLASVIANPVAFADDGPEETVLESKVTEVTLYRTQALVTRTIELDGEPGAKELVIGDLPENIDPATLFAESDSGVEVRAVRYRARAVSDSPREEVRVLEQEINDFQEQLRVNEKQIDLLKKQAKYLDKLESFTAPTADFDLGRGVLNAETIEQLTNFSFGQRKEILESEVALTKTQQSLKKQLELAQRKIREISNGSTRQERQAVLFAQKTAAGKQSIRLNYLTNSCGWSPAYTVRAATGADTVRIEYNGLIQQMSGEDWDDVKLTLSTASPALSAAGPGLAPFRLTLRPNADPFANSMGGMGGGGMGAPNQQQAQVMMMGKPSDLKSLMRVQSEAIRGNRVATSNADNLKTAWTINNVVNNFDCLAITSDTPIDAMPIGEAGQAGEAGQAGEEPALSYEIASAVSLQSRKSQQMVRVMAEDLDSEFYHIATPVLTSYVYREAELSNNSQSDLLAGPLTVYLDGRFVGRSEIPTVARGQDFVVGLGADSQLRARRELADRSNQINGGNRETSLDYKLFIENYKDTLAKIRVVDRMPIADDESKIRVTLGDGVEDQLSKDGVYVRTMLPKGILRWDIDVAGRSIGESAHEIAYSYSLEYDRQYVASLPSNVQEQQIEYNDLENTRRGGKR encoded by the coding sequence ATGAATCGCCGCTTCCGCTACTCATGTCTCCTGATTGCCACGCTGCTGGCATCCGTCATTGCCAACCCGGTCGCATTTGCTGACGACGGTCCCGAAGAAACGGTGCTCGAAAGCAAAGTCACCGAAGTCACGCTGTATCGAACGCAAGCTCTGGTCACCCGGACGATCGAATTGGACGGGGAACCAGGGGCGAAAGAACTGGTCATCGGCGACCTGCCAGAGAACATCGACCCGGCGACGCTGTTTGCAGAAAGCGACTCGGGAGTCGAAGTCCGTGCCGTTCGCTATCGGGCTCGCGCCGTCAGCGATTCGCCGCGAGAAGAAGTCCGCGTGCTGGAACAGGAAATCAATGACTTTCAGGAACAACTGAGAGTCAACGAAAAACAGATCGACCTGTTGAAGAAACAGGCCAAATACCTCGACAAGCTCGAATCGTTCACGGCTCCGACTGCAGACTTCGACCTTGGCCGTGGCGTGCTGAACGCCGAAACGATCGAGCAGTTGACGAACTTTTCTTTTGGGCAGCGAAAGGAGATCCTGGAATCCGAAGTCGCGTTGACGAAAACGCAGCAGTCGCTCAAGAAGCAGCTTGAACTGGCCCAGCGAAAGATTCGCGAGATCAGCAACGGATCGACCAGGCAGGAACGCCAGGCGGTGCTGTTCGCGCAAAAGACAGCAGCAGGAAAGCAATCCATTCGGCTGAACTATCTGACCAATTCATGCGGGTGGTCTCCGGCGTATACCGTCCGCGCCGCAACCGGAGCCGACACTGTACGCATCGAGTACAACGGCTTGATCCAACAGATGAGCGGCGAAGATTGGGACGACGTGAAGCTGACGCTTTCGACGGCATCGCCAGCGCTTAGCGCCGCCGGTCCAGGGCTGGCTCCGTTTCGTCTGACGTTGCGACCCAACGCCGATCCATTCGCCAACAGCATGGGCGGCATGGGCGGCGGAGGCATGGGAGCGCCGAATCAACAACAGGCTCAGGTCATGATGATGGGCAAGCCCAGCGATTTGAAGTCGCTGATGAGAGTTCAAAGCGAAGCCATCCGTGGCAATCGAGTTGCGACCAGCAACGCGGACAACCTCAAAACAGCGTGGACGATCAACAACGTCGTCAACAATTTCGATTGCCTGGCCATTACCAGCGACACACCGATCGACGCGATGCCGATTGGAGAAGCCGGTCAGGCAGGAGAAGCCGGTCAGGCAGGAGAAGAGCCGGCGCTTTCATACGAGATCGCGTCTGCGGTCAGTTTGCAGTCTCGCAAGAGCCAACAGATGGTTCGCGTGATGGCGGAAGATCTGGACAGCGAGTTTTATCATATCGCCACACCGGTGCTGACGTCTTACGTTTATCGTGAGGCCGAACTGAGCAACAACAGCCAGAGCGATTTGCTTGCCGGACCGCTGACCGTTTACCTGGACGGTCGCTTTGTCGGCAGAAGCGAGATCCCGACGGTGGCTCGTGGTCAGGACTTTGTCGTTGGCCTGGGAGCCGACTCTCAGCTTCGTGCCCGCCGCGAACTTGCAGATCGCTCGAATCAGATCAACGGCGGTAATCGCGAAACGTCGCTCGATTACAAACTGTTCATTGAAAACTACAAAGACACGCTGGCGAAGATCCGTGTTGTCGACCGCATGCCGATCGCCGACGATGAATCGAAGATTCGTGTCACGCTGGGCGATGGCGTTGAGGATCAATTGAGCAAAGACGGCGTTTACGTTCGCACCATGTTGCCGAAAGGTATCCTGCGTTGGGACATTGACGTGGCCGGCCGATCGATCGGAGAAAGTGCTCACGAGATCGCTTATTCGTACTCACTGGAGTACGATCGCCAGTACGTTGCATCGCTGCCATCGAACGTGCAGGAGCAGCAGATCGAATACAACGATTTGGAAAACACTCGCCGCGGCGGGAAACGTTAG
- a CDS encoding isoprenyl transferase, with amino-acid sequence MPSTETENEFWSGIPEEKRPRHIAMIMDGNGRWAQERSQPRVKGHQQGAETVRVITEECARLGIEQLTLYCLSSENWKRPELELEFLMHLLTEYLVNERETLNKNNIRLQIIGRRDRIRPEVQAEMDRSIELTSQNTGPTLCLAINYGGRAEIVDAIRSISQRVKDEGLEVDAIDEQMVSEHLYTAGMSDPDLMIRTAGEMRISNYLLWQLSYAELWVTQKYWPEFDTDDLRTAIRDYAKRKRRFGGLNRNEQEPSC; translated from the coding sequence ATGCCATCCACCGAAACCGAAAACGAATTCTGGTCCGGGATTCCGGAAGAGAAACGTCCGCGGCACATCGCGATGATCATGGACGGCAACGGCCGCTGGGCTCAGGAACGATCTCAGCCTCGCGTCAAAGGCCACCAGCAAGGCGCCGAAACCGTTCGCGTCATCACCGAGGAATGTGCACGGCTGGGGATCGAGCAGCTGACTCTGTACTGTTTGTCCAGCGAGAACTGGAAACGGCCAGAGCTGGAGCTTGAGTTTCTGATGCATTTGCTGACCGAGTATCTGGTCAACGAACGCGAGACTCTGAACAAAAACAATATTCGGCTGCAGATCATCGGCCGTCGCGATCGGATTCGGCCCGAAGTTCAGGCCGAAATGGATCGTAGCATCGAACTGACTTCACAGAACACAGGTCCGACGTTGTGCCTGGCAATCAACTATGGCGGGCGAGCCGAAATCGTGGATGCGATTCGTAGCATCAGCCAGCGAGTGAAGGATGAAGGGCTGGAGGTCGATGCGATCGATGAACAAATGGTGTCGGAGCATCTGTACACTGCCGGGATGAGCGATCCGGATTTGATGATTCGCACGGCAGGAGAAATGCGGATCAGCAATTACTTGCTGTGGCAATTGAGCTATGCGGAGCTATGGGTGACGCAAAAGTATTGGCCCGAGTTCGATACCGATGACTTGCGGACCGCGATTCGGGATTACGCGAAACGGAAACGACGTTTTGGCGGGCTGAACCGAAACGAACAGGAGCCATCGTGTTAG